One Ciconia boyciana chromosome 9, ASM3463844v1, whole genome shotgun sequence genomic window carries:
- the SPRY4 gene encoding protein sprouty homolog 4, producing MEPRIPHNITVVPNSVMVQPLLDSRIPYGRLQHPLTILPIDQMKTTHIENDYTDNPTASQLAAQKRPRGPHELVLTNQHLQRCEQDVTHPWISFSGRPSSISSSSSTSSDQRLLDHMAPAPVAEQSSPRAVRIQPKVINCKPLDLKGPVSQELDKHFLLCEACGKCKCKECALPRTLPSCWVCNQECLCSAQNLVNYSTCMCLVKGVFYHCTNEDDEGTCADHPCSCSHSNCCARWSFMSALSLVLPCLLCYLPATGCVKLSQRCYDQVSRPGCRCKNTNSVICKALPESKGSRPEKPF from the coding sequence ATGGAGCCCCGGATTCCCCACAACATCACCGTTGTCCCCAACTCTGTGATGGTCCAGCCCTTGCTGGACAGTCGGATCCCCTATGGGCGGCTGCAGCATCCCCTCACCATCCTGCCGATTGACCAAATGAAGACAACTCACATAGAGAACGATTACACCGACAACCCCACCGCTTCCCAGCTGGCAGCCCAGAAGCGTCCCCGAGGCCCCCATGAACTGGTCTTGACCAACCAGCACCTGCAGCGCTGCGAGCAGGATGTCACCCACCCCTGGATTTCGTTCAGCGGGCGCCCCAGctccatcagcagcagcagcagcacgtcCTCAGACCAAAGGCTCTTGGACCACATGGCCCCGGCGCCCGTGGCGGAGCAGTCCTCCCCCAGAGCGGTTCGCATTCAGCCCAAGGTGATTAACTGCAAACCCCTGGACCTGAAGGGACCTGTGTCTCAGGAACTGGACAAGCACTTTCTACTGTGCGAAGCCTGTGGGAAATGCAAGTGTAAGGAGTGCGCGCTGCCCCGGACTCTGCCTTCGTGCTGGGTGTGCAACCAAGAGTGCCTCTGCTCGGCACAGAACCTGGTCAACTACTCCACCTGCATGTGCCTCGTCAAGGGCGTCTTCTACCACTGCACCAACGAGGACGACGAGGGCACGTGTGCCGAccacccctgctcctgctcccactcAAACTGCTGCGCCCGCTGGTCCTTCATGAGCGCCCTCTCCCTGGTGCTCCCTTGCCTGCTCTGCTACCTGCCAGCCACCGGCTGCGTCAAGCTGTCCCAGAGATGCTACGACCAAGTGAGCCGGCCCGGATGCAGAtgcaaaaacacaaacagtGTCATTTGCAAGGCATTGCCGGAGAGCAAAGGAAGCAGGCCAGAAAAGCCCTTTTGA